A DNA window from Syngnathus typhle isolate RoL2023-S1 ecotype Sweden linkage group LG2, RoL_Styp_1.0, whole genome shotgun sequence contains the following coding sequences:
- the mdh1b gene encoding putative malate dehydrogenase 1B isoform X2, whose product MFLGGFDDFLEHCQNYYNITSDMAEEMMESIAQENHETKISLIKEAQYHASLIQPLHIWISSALNPTCNMLIPSLLSAEGLSQASAISLHLLDLKGNEEELQSLKMETEDLAMPLLHQVTIHTDLEEAFHKAEIILLLDDCLSEDNGAEDVQQGEKIKAVADLYTEYGRLIETRAKRDVKVMVSGHALLNLRCSFLLKACSIDSRRFVAVATQLENEARAAIAKKLNVRTSEVTDIIVWGDVGDIFYVDLQRAKVFNYDGPIKGPPFFFHPVLEIIYDREWLDNDFQDIVRGQQAAVVSKTCHGADMSTANGILTLLAAWNRTSTPSQVFSVGVLCADHSDIPGDVVLSVPVTFKDGQWSVASHVSVGDDLKQRLDLSASKLRQGNRWTFCAFKKTAPPLPPSLTSTSLIMSNEFPSQGKDVRCHNR is encoded by the exons ATGTTCTTAGGTGGCTTCGATGACTTTCTGGAGCACTGTCAG AACTACTACAACATCACATCAGACATGGCCGAAGAAATGATGGAAAGTATTGCTCAAGAAAACCACGAAACCAAGATCAGCCTCATTAAGGAGGCGCAGTATCATGCCAGTCTCATCCAACCCCTCCACATATGGATCAGCAG CGCTCTGAACCCGACGTGCAATATGCTGATCCCCAGTCTGCTCTCCGCTGAGGGGTTGTCCCAAGCCTCGGCCATCAGCCTCCATCTCTTGGATCTGAAAGGCAACGAGGAAGAACTGCAATCGCTGAAGATGGAGACAGAAGATCTGGCTATGCCTTTGCTTCATCAG GTGACCATTCACACTGATCTCGAGGAGGCTTTCCACAAAGCGGAGATCATCCTCCTGCTGGATGACTGCTTGTCTGAAGACAATGGTGCAGAAGATGTGCAGCAAggagagaaaataaaagcaGTGGCGGACCTGTACACCGAATATGGACGATTGATTGAGACAAGGGCCAAAAGGGACGTGAAGGTGATGGTGTCGGGCCACGCGCTTCTGAACCTCCGATGTTCCTTTCTACTGAAAGCGTGCTCGATTGACAGCCGTCGCTTCGTGGCTGTCGCGACTCAGCTGGAGAACGAAGCTAGAGCTGCCATCGCTAAAAAGCTCAACGTGAGGACTTCAG AGGTGACAGACATCATCGTTTGGGGAGATGTTGGAGACATCTTCTACGTCGATCTCCAGAGGGCAAAGGTTTTTAACTATGACGGACCAATCAAAGGGCCCCCTTTCTTTTTTCACCCAGTGCTGGAGATTATCTACGACAG GGAATGGCTTGACAACGACTTCCAAGATATTGTGCGTGGTCAACAGGCGGCCGTCGTCTCAAAGACCTGCCACGGAGCAGACATGTCAACTGCCAACGGGATCCTCACTCTCCTAGCGGCATGGAACAGGACCTCTACTCCCAGTCAGGTGTTCTCTGTGGGGGTCTTGTGCGCAG ACCATTCCGACATCCCCGGCGACGTGGTCCTATCAGTGCCGGTGACCTTCAAAGACGGCCAGTGGTCAGTAGCGTCCCACGTGTCTGTCGGAGATGATCTGAAGCAGAGACTTGATCTTTCTGCAAGTAAACTCAGGCAAGGAAACCGGTGGACATTTTGTGCTTTTAAAAAGAcagcaccccccctccccccttccctAACATCAACATCCCTAATCATGTCAAATGAATTTCCTTCACAGGGAAAAGATGTCCGATGCCACAACAGGTGA
- the mdh1b gene encoding putative malate dehydrogenase 1B isoform X1: MAKFVLAGQTDCPYYAKAELLADSLQRSLPNFQIHKISILPDEWTDWLQDTCKRNDWKHEESPLVWRELVHQGGKGMFLGGFDDFLEHCQNYYNITSDMAEEMMESIAQENHETKISLIKEAQYHASLIQPLHIWISSALNPTCNMLIPSLLSAEGLSQASAISLHLLDLKGNEEELQSLKMETEDLAMPLLHQVTIHTDLEEAFHKAEIILLLDDCLSEDNGAEDVQQGEKIKAVADLYTEYGRLIETRAKRDVKVMVSGHALLNLRCSFLLKACSIDSRRFVAVATQLENEARAAIAKKLNVRTSEVTDIIVWGDVGDIFYVDLQRAKVFNYDGPIKGPPFFFHPVLEIIYDREWLDNDFQDIVRGQQAAVVSKTCHGADMSTANGILTLLAAWNRTSTPSQVFSVGVLCADHSDIPGDVVLSVPVTFKDGQWSVASHVSVGDDLKQRLDLSASKLRQGNRWTFCAFKKTAPPLPPSLTSTSLIMSNEFPSQGKDVRCHNR; this comes from the exons ATGGCAAAGTTTGTACTGGCTG GCCAAACGGATTGTCCATATTATGCCAAAGCGGAACTCTTGGCTGACAGCTTGCAGCGTTCTTTACCAAATTTCCAAATTCACAAGATCTCAATCCTTCCAGATGAATGGACG GACTGGCTGCAAGACACATGCAAAAGAAATGACTGGAAACACGAAGAGTCCCCGCTGGTGTGGAGAGAACTGGTGCATCAAGGAGGCAAAGGGATGTTCTTAGGTGGCTTCGATGACTTTCTGGAGCACTGTCAG AACTACTACAACATCACATCAGACATGGCCGAAGAAATGATGGAAAGTATTGCTCAAGAAAACCACGAAACCAAGATCAGCCTCATTAAGGAGGCGCAGTATCATGCCAGTCTCATCCAACCCCTCCACATATGGATCAGCAG CGCTCTGAACCCGACGTGCAATATGCTGATCCCCAGTCTGCTCTCCGCTGAGGGGTTGTCCCAAGCCTCGGCCATCAGCCTCCATCTCTTGGATCTGAAAGGCAACGAGGAAGAACTGCAATCGCTGAAGATGGAGACAGAAGATCTGGCTATGCCTTTGCTTCATCAG GTGACCATTCACACTGATCTCGAGGAGGCTTTCCACAAAGCGGAGATCATCCTCCTGCTGGATGACTGCTTGTCTGAAGACAATGGTGCAGAAGATGTGCAGCAAggagagaaaataaaagcaGTGGCGGACCTGTACACCGAATATGGACGATTGATTGAGACAAGGGCCAAAAGGGACGTGAAGGTGATGGTGTCGGGCCACGCGCTTCTGAACCTCCGATGTTCCTTTCTACTGAAAGCGTGCTCGATTGACAGCCGTCGCTTCGTGGCTGTCGCGACTCAGCTGGAGAACGAAGCTAGAGCTGCCATCGCTAAAAAGCTCAACGTGAGGACTTCAG AGGTGACAGACATCATCGTTTGGGGAGATGTTGGAGACATCTTCTACGTCGATCTCCAGAGGGCAAAGGTTTTTAACTATGACGGACCAATCAAAGGGCCCCCTTTCTTTTTTCACCCAGTGCTGGAGATTATCTACGACAG GGAATGGCTTGACAACGACTTCCAAGATATTGTGCGTGGTCAACAGGCGGCCGTCGTCTCAAAGACCTGCCACGGAGCAGACATGTCAACTGCCAACGGGATCCTCACTCTCCTAGCGGCATGGAACAGGACCTCTACTCCCAGTCAGGTGTTCTCTGTGGGGGTCTTGTGCGCAG ACCATTCCGACATCCCCGGCGACGTGGTCCTATCAGTGCCGGTGACCTTCAAAGACGGCCAGTGGTCAGTAGCGTCCCACGTGTCTGTCGGAGATGATCTGAAGCAGAGACTTGATCTTTCTGCAAGTAAACTCAGGCAAGGAAACCGGTGGACATTTTGTGCTTTTAAAAAGAcagcaccccccctccccccttccctAACATCAACATCCCTAATCATGTCAAATGAATTTCCTTCACAGGGAAAAGATGTCCGATGCCACAACAGGTGA